TCTTCGCGGGGATCCGGAAGCTCCCGGCCGGATGCCGCCTTCTTCTCCGCCCGGGACAGGAACCGCGCGTCGAGACCTATTGGGATCTCCCTTCCCCCGTTCCCCATGCCGGCGCCCGCGGGGATGCGGAGGAGGAGCTCCGCACGCTTCTTCGCGCGGCGGCAGAGAAGCGGATGATGGCCGATGTTCCGGTCGGCGCTCCTTCGCTGCTCCCCAACCTCCTTCTCGCGCGCGAGGCGCGGCGAGACGGGATTCCCGTCGTGCAGGTGGGGGAGGGGGCGGACGAGCTCTTCTTCGGGTACGCGGCCAACCGGAGGGGACTTCTCCTCCAGCGTTTCTTCTGGAAACACGTCGCGGATCTTCCCCTCGGCGCGAGGCGCGCGGCGCACCGCGCTCTGGAAGGCCCGCTTCGTTTCGCCGGGGACATCTCGCCCGAGAACGCGCTCGACCTGACGCTTCGCGAGGGTTTTCGAAGGAGCGCCACCGGCGAGCGGGGCCTCTTCGATCCGCAGGAAACCCGTCGCCTCTTCGACGAACACCGGAGAGGATCGCCCGCGGCGTTCTATCCGATCTGGACCCTCTTCATCCTCGCTTTGTGGCATGATCGTTGGATCGCGGGGAGGCGCGGCGCATGACGCGAGAGCGGGTTCGCCCCGAATCGAAGCAGGTCGTCCTCGTGTCCGGCGCCCGGCCGAACCTCATGAAGATCGCTCCCGTCGCGCGCGCGCTCCGGAGGAACTCGCTCTTCGCGGTGCGCCTTCTCCACACGGGGCAGCACTACGACGACGAGATGGCGCATCGCTTCTTCCGCGATCTCGGGCTCGAGCGCCCGGACACCGATCTCGGCGTCGGCTCCCTCTCGCACGCCCGCCAGACCGCGGCGATCATGGAGCGCTTCGACGAGCACCTCGACCGCGAGAGGGCGGACCTCGTCATCGTCGTCGGGGACGTGAACTCGACGATCGCCTGCGCGCTCACCGCGGTGAAGAGAGGGATTCTCGTCGCGCACGTGGAAGCGGGCCTCCGGAGCTTCGACCGATCGATGCCGGAGGAGATCAACCGAATCCTCACGGACGCGATCGCCCACTTTCTTTTCACGACCGAGCGAAGCGCGGGGGAGAACCTCCGCCGCGAGGGGATTCCGGTGGAGCGCGTCTTCTTCGTCGGGAACGTGATGGTCGACACGCTCCTCGCGCATCGCGACAGGGCTCTCGCCGAGCCGCGCGTCTCGACGCGCCCCCCCGGAAGCTACGCGCTCGCCACGCTCCATCGCCCCTCGAACGTCGATCGCGAGGAGGACCTTCGCCAGGCGGTCGACATCCTCCTCGAAGCCGCTCTTCGGGTTCCCGTCGTCTTCCCGGTCCACCCGCGCACGCGGGAGCGGCTCGAACGATTCGGTCTTGTCCGGTCGCTCGCAGCGCCAGGCGGGATCGATCTTCTCCCGCCCCAGGGCTACCTCGCCTTTCTCCGCCTCATGGCGGAGGCGCGCGTCGTGCTCACCGACTCGGGCGGCATTCAAGAAGAAACAACCGCGCTCGGCATCCCGTGCATCACCCTTCGAACGACCACCGAGCGCCCGATCACGGTCGAAGAAGGGACGAACGTGGTGTGCGCGCGGGACCGGGAGAAGATCGTCGCCGCATTGGAAGAAGCGGTCGCCGGCCGCGGCAAGGCAGGGCGCGTTCCGGAGAAATGGGACGGGAAGGCCGCGGGACGGATCGCCGCCGTTCTCGACGAGAAGCTTTCTGGATAAACGAATCCGAGATCAACCCGCCGCGCGAGCCGCGCCTCGCGGCGCCGCGAGCCGGATGCGGTCGCGGATCAGGAGATCCATCCCGAGAACGATCCGCTCCCAATCGTGCCGTCTCGCCACCGCGAGGCGTCTCTCTCGCGATGCGCCGGGCGATTCGGCAAGAGCCGCCCGGATGCCGGCTGCGAACGCGCCCGCGTTCGGCGCGCTCCGAACGAGGTCGCCGAACTCCTCGCAGCAAGGAAGAGGAACCGATACGACCGGCTTTCCCGCGGCGAGATACTCGTGCAGCTTGAGAGGATACCGGTGGCGGGTCTCCGCCGAGACCTCATAGGGAAGAAGCCCGACGTCGAACGCTCCGATCATCGCGGGAATCTCCTCGTTCCTCCGCGACTCGAGGAGGTGCACGTTCGGGAGAGCCGCCCATTCGTCGAAGAGAGAACGGCTTTCGCGCGTCACGACGAGGACGGGCCCGGCGAAACAGAAGGAGACGTCGGGGAGAAGCCGCGCAACGTCGCGAAGAAGGAGAAAGTCGAGCTTGTCGCAGACGCGGCCGATGTACCCCGCGCGCGGCCTGCGGATGCGCTCGAGCTCGTCGGGCGCCGGAAGCTCGCGCACGGCGGCGAGCGAAAAACGGTCGAACGACACGCCGTTCGGAACGAAATGAACATTGCGATGGGGAGCGGCCTTCGCGTTCTGCAGGCTGGGCGACACGCAGAAGACGAGGTCCGCGCGGTCGAGGAGAATCGCCTCCTCGGCGCGGAGGCGCTCCTTGTTCGCCCCGAGGTATCCGGCGTACTCGTCGAGGACGTGATACACGACGAGTTTCTCGTCCAACCTCCCGATGTACCCGCGGAACTTCGGGTGGAGAAGATAGAGGATCGGGTTCTCCCCACCGATTCGCCGGAGAGCTCCTCGTAGCGCGCGAATCCGAAGATCCTGAATCGTCCGCACGAGCGCCCGCGGCTTGTAGAAGGTCGGAAGATGCCGCGGATAGCGGAAGAGATAGAGGTGATCGCGAAGATGGCGGACGCCGCCGTACTTTCCGTTCGGGGCGTAGCGGCCCCCGAAC
This genomic stretch from Candidatus Eisenbacteria bacterium harbors:
- a CDS encoding asparagine synthetase B, which codes for MCGIAVSVLAPGHCPLEETRAVRAMIDAFLHRGPDGSAVLADEENGVRFGHARLAIGDLSENGLQPMTNETGDVWLVCNGEVYNHAALRPSLEARGHRFRSRSDSEVILHLYEEHGASLIDHLDGKFAFAVWDAGRRILLLARDRLGVKPLYYHSRGERFLFASSPKAILEHPDVGVDLSREGVWHYLTFNCLPAPHTLFAGIRKLPAGCRLLLRPGQEPRVETYWDLPSPVPHAGARGDAEEELRTLLRAAAEKRMMADVPVGAPSLLPNLLLAREARRDGIPVVQVGEGADELFFGYAANRRGLLLQRFFWKHVADLPLGARRAAHRALEGPLRFAGDISPENALDLTLREGFRRSATGERGLFDPQETRRLFDEHRRGSPAAFYPIWTLFILALWHDRWIAGRRGA
- the wecB gene encoding UDP-N-acetylglucosamine 2-epimerase (non-hydrolyzing) — its product is MTRERVRPESKQVVLVSGARPNLMKIAPVARALRRNSLFAVRLLHTGQHYDDEMAHRFFRDLGLERPDTDLGVGSLSHARQTAAIMERFDEHLDRERADLVIVVGDVNSTIACALTAVKRGILVAHVEAGLRSFDRSMPEEINRILTDAIAHFLFTTERSAGENLRREGIPVERVFFVGNVMVDTLLAHRDRALAEPRVSTRPPGSYALATLHRPSNVDREEDLRQAVDILLEAALRVPVVFPVHPRTRERLERFGLVRSLAAPGGIDLLPPQGYLAFLRLMAEARVVLTDSGGIQEETTALGIPCITLRTTTERPITVEEGTNVVCARDREKIVAALEEAVAGRGKAGRVPEKWDGKAAGRIAAVLDEKLSG
- a CDS encoding glycosyltransferase; amino-acid sequence: MRPWDEGLPLSIDPAAERLRGETIVCFGWSEWESGTETWNQVLLRLARRNRVLFVAPPLERTEVFGGRYAPNGKYGGVRHLRDHLYLFRYPRHLPTFYKPRALVRTIQDLRIRALRGALRRIGGENPILYLLHPKFRGYIGRLDEKLVVYHVLDEYAGYLGANKERLRAEEAILLDRADLVFCVSPSLQNAKAAPHRNVHFVPNGVSFDRFSLAAVRELPAPDELERIRRPRAGYIGRVCDKLDFLLLRDVARLLPDVSFCFAGPVLVVTRESRSLFDEWAALPNVHLLESRRNEEIPAMIGAFDVGLLPYEVSAETRHRYPLKLHEYLAAGKPVVSVPLPCCEEFGDLVRSAPNAGAFAAGIRAALAESPGASRERRLAVARRHDWERIVLGMDLLIRDRIRLAAPRGAARAAG